From the Amycolatopsis thermoflava N1165 genome, one window contains:
- a CDS encoding sensor domain-containing protein, whose translation MGPTYSALDGTRPRPPVLGSLGYLLCNLPLGVAGFALMVTLFTAGLGTAIVWVGLPVLAAGVLIARAAGRFERARVHRMLGAYIPTPYKPLPEFGLQARWRARLTDGATWRDVLYLVLLLPLGIAEFTIVVSLWSVGLAATTLPFYCTYLPGGAYFFPAFDERWIVVDSPVDALPWAALGLIVLACAIALTRGMGTAHALFARAMLGPGPRARRLVESDTDRRGAVA comes from the coding sequence ATGGGGCCGACGTATTCCGCGCTGGACGGCACGCGGCCGCGCCCTCCGGTGCTCGGTTCGCTCGGGTACCTGCTGTGCAACCTGCCACTGGGGGTGGCGGGGTTCGCGCTGATGGTGACCTTGTTCACGGCGGGTCTGGGCACCGCGATCGTGTGGGTGGGGCTGCCGGTGCTGGCCGCGGGGGTGCTGATCGCCCGTGCGGCCGGCCGCTTCGAGCGCGCCAGGGTGCACCGGATGCTGGGCGCCTACATCCCGACGCCCTACAAGCCGCTGCCGGAGTTCGGCCTGCAGGCCCGCTGGCGTGCGCGGCTGACCGACGGCGCGACCTGGCGGGACGTCCTCTACCTGGTTCTGCTGCTGCCGCTGGGGATCGCCGAGTTCACGATCGTGGTGAGTTTGTGGTCGGTCGGGCTGGCCGCGACGACCCTGCCGTTCTACTGCACCTACCTGCCTGGTGGCGCCTACTTCTTCCCGGCCTTCGACGAACGCTGGATCGTGGTGGATTCGCCGGTCGACGCGCTGCCGTGGGCGGCGCTGGGGTTGATCGTCCTGGCCTGCGCGATCGCGCTGACCCGCGGCATGGGCACGGCTCACGCGTTGTTCGCCCGCGCCATGCTCGGTCCGGGGCCGCGTGCCCGCAGGCTCGTCGAATCGGACACCGACCGCCGTGGTGCGGTGGCATGA
- the hutU gene encoding urocanate hydratase: MSRAVRAARGTTLTAKNWQTEAAMRMLHNNLDPEVAERPQDLVVYGGTGKAARDWASFDAITRCLTGLEQDETLLVQSGKPVGVFRTHEWAPRVLIANSNLVGDWATWPEFRRLEKLGLTMYGQMTAGSWIYIGTQGILQGTYETFAAVAEKRFGGTLRGTLTVTAGLGGMGGAQPLAITMNGGTALVVECDAARAHRRLETRYLDELASDVDAAVRRVAEAKKAGEAVSVGVIGNAAEVLPELLRRGLEADIVTDQTSAHDPLAYLPIGVDVADWHDYASAKPDEFTDRSRESMAEHVGAMLGFLDAGAEVFDYGNSLRGEAKLGGCERAFDYPGFVPAYIRPLFCEGKGPFRWAALSGDPADIAATDRAVLDLFGDNETLTRWIRLAGERVAYQGLPARICWLGYGERHLAGLRFNEMVSSGELSAPVVIGRDHLDAGSVASPYRETEAMADGSDAIADWPLLNALVNTASGASWVSLHHGGGVGMGRSIHAGQVCVADGTPLAAQKIERVLTNDPGMGVIRHVDAGYERAAEVARDRGVRVPMREEA; encoded by the coding sequence ATGAGCCGCGCCGTCCGGGCCGCCCGCGGGACCACGCTGACGGCCAAGAACTGGCAGACCGAAGCCGCGATGCGGATGCTGCACAACAACCTCGACCCCGAGGTCGCCGAGCGCCCGCAGGACCTGGTCGTCTACGGCGGCACCGGCAAGGCCGCCCGCGACTGGGCGAGCTTCGACGCGATCACCCGCTGCCTCACCGGGCTCGAGCAGGACGAGACCCTGCTGGTGCAGTCCGGCAAGCCGGTGGGCGTGTTCCGCACGCACGAGTGGGCCCCCCGCGTGCTGATCGCGAACTCGAACCTGGTCGGGGACTGGGCGACCTGGCCCGAGTTCCGTCGGCTGGAGAAGCTCGGCCTGACGATGTACGGGCAGATGACCGCCGGGTCCTGGATCTACATCGGCACGCAGGGCATCCTGCAGGGCACCTACGAAACGTTCGCCGCCGTGGCGGAGAAGCGGTTCGGCGGCACGCTGCGGGGCACGCTCACGGTGACCGCCGGGCTGGGCGGCATGGGTGGCGCGCAACCGCTCGCGATCACCATGAACGGTGGCACCGCGCTCGTCGTCGAATGCGACGCCGCCCGAGCCCACCGTCGCCTCGAGACCCGGTACCTCGACGAACTCGCGTCCGATGTGGACGCCGCCGTGCGCCGGGTCGCCGAGGCGAAGAAGGCCGGCGAGGCCGTGTCGGTCGGCGTGATCGGCAACGCCGCCGAGGTGCTGCCCGAGCTGCTGCGCCGCGGGCTCGAGGCGGACATCGTGACCGACCAGACCTCCGCACACGACCCGCTCGCCTACCTGCCGATCGGCGTCGACGTCGCCGACTGGCACGACTACGCGTCCGCGAAGCCCGACGAGTTCACCGACCGCTCGCGCGAGTCGATGGCCGAGCACGTGGGCGCGATGCTCGGTTTCCTGGACGCCGGTGCTGAAGTGTTCGACTACGGCAACTCCTTACGTGGTGAGGCGAAACTCGGCGGCTGTGAGCGGGCCTTCGACTACCCGGGTTTCGTGCCCGCCTACATCCGTCCGTTGTTCTGCGAGGGCAAGGGACCGTTCCGTTGGGCCGCGCTCTCCGGCGACCCGGCGGACATCGCCGCGACCGACCGCGCCGTCCTCGACCTGTTCGGGGACAACGAGACCCTCACCCGATGGATCCGGCTGGCCGGCGAACGCGTGGCGTATCAAGGGCTTCCGGCACGCATCTGCTGGCTCGGCTACGGCGAACGGCACCTCGCCGGGCTGCGGTTCAACGAGATGGTGTCTTCCGGTGAGCTGAGCGCGCCGGTGGTGATCGGCCGCGACCACCTCGACGCCGGCAGCGTGGCCTCCCCGTACCGCGAGACCGAGGCGATGGCCGACGGCTCGGACGCCATCGCCGACTGGCCACTGCTCAACGCGCTGGTCAACACCGCCTCCGGCGCCAGCTGGGTGTCGCTGCACCACGGCGGGGGCGTCGGCATGGGCCGCTCGATCCACGCGGGTCAGGTGTGCGTGGCCGACGGCACGCCGCTGGCCGCGCAGAAGATCGAACGGGTGCTGACCAACGACCCCGGCATGGGCGTGATCCGGCATGTCGACGCCGGGTACGAGCGTGCGGCCGAGGTGGCGCGGGACCGTGGCGTGCGCGTGCCGATGCGGGAGGAGGCGTGA
- the hutI gene encoding imidazolonepropionase, with amino-acid sequence MAVLITGIGELTTNDDELGTLTSAAIVFDGPAIAWVGPAAAAPDADERIDVEGRAALPGWVDSHTHLVFAGDRTAEFEARMAGQPYSAGGIAVTVDATRAATDTELTANLRRHVSEAVRQGTTCLETKTGYGLTVADEVRAARIAAAVADEVTFLGAHLVPPGADAESYVDLVCGEMLDAVAGSVRWADVFCETGAFDEVQSERVLRAAARRGLGLRVHGNQLGAGPGVRLAVRMGAASVDHCSHLSDSDVEALASSDTVATLLPACDLSTRQPLAPARRLLDAGATVALATNANPGSSYTTSMGFCVATAVLQMGLSVEEAVRAATLGGARALRRTDVGVLRPGARADLHVLDAPSRTHLAYRPGVPLTWRVWRRGSRVA; translated from the coding sequence GTGGCAGTCCTGATCACCGGCATCGGCGAGCTGACCACGAACGACGACGAACTCGGCACGCTCACCAGCGCCGCGATCGTCTTCGACGGCCCCGCCATCGCCTGGGTCGGCCCCGCCGCGGCCGCCCCGGACGCCGACGAGCGGATCGACGTCGAGGGCCGCGCCGCGCTGCCCGGCTGGGTCGACAGCCACACGCACCTCGTGTTCGCCGGCGACCGCACCGCCGAGTTCGAGGCCAGGATGGCCGGTCAGCCGTACTCCGCGGGCGGCATCGCGGTCACGGTGGACGCGACCCGCGCGGCCACCGACACGGAACTGACCGCCAACCTGCGGCGGCACGTGTCCGAGGCCGTGCGCCAGGGCACGACCTGCCTGGAGACCAAGACCGGCTACGGGCTGACCGTGGCCGACGAGGTCCGCGCCGCCCGCATCGCCGCCGCGGTCGCCGACGAGGTCACCTTCCTCGGCGCCCACCTGGTGCCGCCCGGCGCGGACGCGGAGTCCTATGTGGATCTTGTCTGCGGGGAGATGCTGGACGCCGTGGCGGGGTCGGTGCGCTGGGCGGACGTGTTCTGCGAGACGGGCGCGTTCGACGAGGTCCAGTCGGAGCGGGTCCTGCGCGCCGCCGCGCGGCGCGGCCTCGGTCTGCGGGTGCACGGCAACCAGCTCGGCGCCGGGCCGGGGGTGCGGCTCGCGGTCCGGATGGGCGCGGCCAGTGTCGACCATTGCTCCCATTTGTCCGACTCGGATGTCGAGGCCCTCGCGTCGTCGGACACCGTCGCGACCCTGTTGCCCGCCTGCGACCTGTCCACCCGCCAACCGCTCGCGCCCGCCCGCAGGCTGCTCGACGCGGGAGCCACGGTGGCACTGGCCACCAACGCGAATCCGGGCAGTTCGTACACCACGTCGATGGGCTTCTGCGTGGCGACGGCCGTCCTGCAGATGGGCCTGTCCGTGGAAGAGGCGGTGCGTGCGGCGACTCTCGGCGGGGCGCGGGCCCTCCGCCGCACCGACGTCGGCGTGCTCCGGCCGGGCGCGCGAGCCGACCTGCATGTGCTCGACGCGCCGTCCCGGACGCACCTCGCCTACCGGCCCGGCGTGCCCCTGACCTGGCGGGTCTGGCGACGCGGTTCCCGTGTGGCGTAA
- a CDS encoding allantoate amidohydrolase yields the protein MSLLDDLADVGRAPGGGYARHGFDRAETEMREWFREEAGRRGLDVETDRNGNLWAWWGAPGPDALVTGSHLDSVPGGGAFDGPLGVVSALAAVSRLQDNGFRPTKPFAVVVFAEEEGGRFGVPCLGSRLLTGALDPDRARALRDPDGTTLAEAAAEAGVDPRHLGRDDVALGRIGTFVELHVEQGRGLDVPVGVGSTVLEHGRWRFSFTGQGNHAGTTILRDRRDPMLPAAETVLAARKIASTMDARATVGRLVPRPGGTNVIPSTVDLWLDARGNSRDVVAELTEAAQRAAAAEGCAVTVTEESYGGTVTFDAALRGRLTGLLNAPELPTGAGHDAAILAAHAPTAMLYVRNPTGISHAPEEFAEDADVEEGVVALTRVLEALST from the coding sequence GTGAGCCTGCTCGACGATCTCGCCGATGTCGGCCGTGCCCCCGGCGGCGGATACGCGCGCCACGGGTTCGACCGCGCCGAGACCGAGATGCGCGAGTGGTTCCGGGAGGAGGCCGGGCGGCGCGGGCTGGACGTCGAGACCGACCGGAACGGGAACCTGTGGGCGTGGTGGGGCGCGCCGGGGCCGGACGCGCTGGTGACCGGCAGCCACCTCGACTCGGTGCCCGGCGGCGGCGCCTTCGACGGACCGCTCGGCGTGGTCAGCGCGCTGGCGGCCGTCTCCCGGTTGCAGGACAACGGTTTCCGCCCCACGAAGCCGTTCGCGGTGGTCGTCTTCGCCGAGGAGGAGGGCGGCCGGTTCGGCGTGCCCTGCCTCGGCTCACGGCTGCTGACCGGCGCCCTCGACCCGGACCGGGCGCGGGCTCTGCGCGATCCGGACGGGACGACGCTCGCCGAGGCAGCCGCGGAGGCGGGTGTGGATCCGCGGCACTTGGGGCGCGACGACGTTGCCCTCGGCCGCATCGGCACGTTCGTCGAACTGCACGTCGAGCAGGGGCGGGGGCTGGACGTGCCGGTGGGCGTCGGCAGTACGGTCCTGGAGCACGGGCGGTGGCGGTTCTCGTTCACCGGGCAAGGGAACCACGCGGGTACGACAATTTTGCGCGATCGCCGGGACCCGATGTTGCCTGCCGCGGAAACCGTGCTGGCGGCCCGTAAAATCGCATCCACAATGGACGCACGGGCCACAGTGGGCCGGCTCGTGCCGCGCCCGGGCGGGACGAACGTCATCCCGTCCACCGTGGACCTGTGGCTGGACGCCCGCGGCAACAGCCGCGACGTGGTGGCCGAGCTGACCGAGGCGGCACAGCGGGCCGCGGCCGCGGAAGGGTGCGCGGTCACCGTCACCGAAGAGTCCTACGGCGGCACAGTCACGTTCGACGCCGCGCTGCGCGGCCGCCTGACCGGCCTGCTGAACGCTCCCGAGTTGCCCACCGGTGCCGGGCACGACGCCGCGATCCTGGCCGCGCACGCGCCGACCGCGATGCTCTACGTGCGCAACCCGACTGGGATCAGCCACGCGCCGGAGGAGTTCGCCGAGGACGCCGACGTCGAGGAGGGCGTGGTCGCGCTCACCCGGGTGCTGGAGGCGTTGTCGACATGA
- a CDS encoding IclR family transcriptional regulator: MTDVPALRRGLAVLRVLAARPGPISAAAIARELDLPRSTTYHLLAELEAAGFVVHLAAERRYGLGIAAFELGSAYLRHDPLERLAAPLLRKLADRVGHTAQLGVLHGNELLYLLKERPSAPETLVTDVGVRLPAHLPASGQVLLAYLPHAHVRALYPRSFVTRTGRGPTSPAELRQALAAVRSRGWAVEDGQVTADFASVAHAVFDHNGRPLASVAVTFRHVCESGCTRTWPDLAQAAATTAAALTRQVGGKPPPRKP; the protein is encoded by the coding sequence ATGACGGATGTCCCCGCTCTGCGCCGTGGTCTGGCGGTGTTGCGGGTGCTGGCGGCGCGGCCGGGGCCGATCTCGGCCGCCGCGATCGCGCGTGAGCTGGACCTGCCGCGGTCGACGACATACCACCTCCTGGCGGAGCTGGAGGCTGCGGGTTTCGTGGTGCACCTGGCGGCCGAGCGCCGGTACGGGCTGGGGATCGCCGCGTTCGAGCTGGGTTCGGCGTACTTGCGGCACGATCCGCTGGAGCGGCTGGCGGCGCCGTTGTTGCGGAAGCTGGCCGACCGGGTGGGGCACACCGCGCAGCTGGGGGTACTGCACGGCAACGAGTTGCTGTACCTGCTGAAGGAGCGCCCGTCGGCGCCGGAGACGCTGGTGACCGACGTGGGTGTCCGGTTGCCCGCGCACCTGCCGGCGAGCGGCCAGGTGTTGCTGGCCTACCTGCCGCACGCGCACGTCCGGGCGCTGTATCCGCGCTCGTTCGTCACGCGCACCGGCCGGGGCCCGACGTCGCCTGCCGAACTGCGGCAGGCGCTGGCCGCGGTGCGATCACGCGGCTGGGCGGTGGAAGACGGCCAGGTGACCGCCGATTTCGCCTCGGTGGCGCACGCGGTCTTCGACCACAACGGGCGCCCGCTGGCGTCGGTGGCGGTGACGTTCCGCCACGTGTGCGAATCCGGATGCACGCGAACCTGGCCCGACCTGGCGCAGGCAGCCGCCACGACAGCAGCCGCACTGACACGCCAGGTAGGCGGCAAACCCCCGCCCCGCAAACCCTGA
- a CDS encoding dienelactone hydrolase family protein has translation MTQDIETSRLTVNGLNAYLARPAGGSESGMLLLPMVTGIGEQLREWAEAIAAIGVTALVWDPFHGPSSDDTSIPDLLAKMPELDDAVALDEQTQLLDHLLGELGCVKAGVIGWCLGGRFALILGGKDHRVANVVAYHPTVPGETPPNHTMDAVAHAGLITAPVMTMYPTADELVPRSRFDELQSALQARDTGPSLIHVYPAAEHGFANKTRHGEPVNAEAFAISWPQVLEFIRVTTKTCL, from the coding sequence ATGACACAGGACATCGAAACGTCACGGCTCACCGTCAACGGCCTCAACGCCTACCTCGCGCGGCCTGCCGGCGGCAGCGAGTCCGGGATGCTGCTGTTGCCGATGGTCACCGGCATCGGCGAGCAGTTGCGCGAGTGGGCCGAGGCGATCGCCGCGATCGGGGTCACCGCGCTGGTGTGGGACCCGTTCCACGGCCCGAGCAGCGACGACACGTCGATTCCTGACCTGCTGGCGAAGATGCCCGAACTCGACGACGCGGTCGCGCTGGACGAGCAGACGCAGCTGCTGGACCACCTCCTCGGCGAGCTGGGCTGCGTCAAGGCGGGCGTCATCGGGTGGTGCCTCGGCGGGCGGTTCGCCCTGATCCTGGGTGGCAAGGATCACCGCGTGGCGAACGTCGTGGCCTACCACCCGACGGTGCCGGGGGAGACGCCGCCGAACCACACGATGGACGCGGTCGCCCACGCCGGGCTGATCACGGCGCCGGTGATGACCATGTACCCGACGGCCGACGAACTGGTCCCGCGCTCGCGCTTCGACGAGCTGCAGTCGGCGTTGCAGGCGCGGGACACCGGCCCGAGCCTGATCCACGTGTACCCGGCCGCCGAGCACGGCTTCGCCAACAAGACGCGGCACGGGGAGCCGGTCAACGCCGAGGCGTTCGCGATCTCCTGGCCGCAGGTCCTGGAATTCATCCGGGTGACGACGAAAACCTGTCTTTAG
- a CDS encoding formimidoylglutamate deiminase, which yields MTTLWAEHAWLPDGVASAVRLQITDGVFTEVTPGAPREGRTLPGLVLPGFANGHSHAFHRALRGRTHHGRGTFWTWRERMYALAERLDPDSYHRLARAVYAEMALAGYTAVGEFHYLHHAPGGRRYADPNAMGHALVQAAEDAGIRLTLLDACYLTGGFGRELSGVQLRFGDGDVDGWAARVAALKPDAALVGAAVHSVRAVPDEQLPFFADWDGPLHVHLSEQRAENEDCLVHHGCTPAELLDRAGVLGPHTVAVHGTHLTDTDIGLLSQVCFCPTTERDLGDGIGEARRLADAGVRLSLGSDSQAVIDPFEELRALELHERLASEERGRFGAAELVAAGTRHAAIGRDGGRLAAGEPADLVVVALDSVRTAGTEPSGAVFAASAADVTDVLVGGRWIVRDRAHQLVDRPAAVLAQEVTALWQS from the coding sequence ATGACGACCTTGTGGGCCGAGCATGCGTGGCTGCCGGACGGCGTCGCATCCGCGGTGCGCTTGCAGATCACCGACGGCGTCTTCACCGAAGTCACCCCCGGCGCGCCACGCGAGGGACGCACACTGCCCGGGCTCGTGCTGCCCGGTTTCGCCAACGGGCACTCGCACGCGTTCCACCGGGCTCTGCGTGGCCGGACGCACCACGGGCGCGGCACGTTCTGGACCTGGCGCGAGCGGATGTACGCGCTGGCCGAGCGGCTCGACCCGGACTCCTACCACCGGCTCGCGCGGGCCGTCTACGCCGAGATGGCGCTCGCCGGGTACACGGCGGTGGGCGAGTTCCACTACCTCCACCATGCGCCGGGCGGGCGGCGCTACGCCGACCCGAACGCGATGGGCCACGCCCTGGTCCAGGCGGCCGAGGACGCGGGCATCCGGCTCACCCTGCTGGACGCCTGCTACCTCACCGGCGGCTTCGGGCGCGAGTTGTCCGGCGTGCAACTGCGGTTCGGCGACGGGGACGTGGACGGCTGGGCCGCGCGCGTGGCCGCCCTGAAACCGGATGCGGCGCTGGTCGGGGCGGCCGTGCACTCCGTACGGGCGGTCCCGGACGAGCAGCTGCCGTTCTTCGCCGACTGGGACGGCCCGTTGCACGTCCACTTGTCCGAACAACGCGCCGAGAACGAGGACTGCCTCGTACACCACGGCTGCACCCCGGCCGAACTGCTCGATCGCGCCGGCGTCCTGGGCCCGCACACCGTCGCGGTGCACGGCACCCACCTGACGGACACGGACATCGGACTGCTGTCGCAGGTCTGCTTCTGCCCGACCACGGAACGCGACCTCGGCGACGGCATCGGCGAGGCACGTCGTTTGGCGGATGCGGGCGTCCGGCTGAGCCTCGGCAGCGACAGCCAGGCCGTGATCGACCCGTTCGAGGAGCTGCGCGCGCTCGAACTGCACGAACGGCTCGCGTCGGAGGAGCGCGGGCGCTTCGGCGCTGCCGAACTGGTAGCCGCGGGCACCCGTCACGCCGCGATCGGACGCGACGGTGGACGGCTGGCCGCGGGGGAGCCCGCCGACCTGGTCGTCGTCGCGCTGGACTCGGTCCGCACGGCGGGAACCGAGCCGTCGGGCGCCGTGTTCGCCGCATCGGCTGCTGATGTGACGGACGTCCTGGTCGGCGGCCGGTGGATCGTGCGGGACCGGGCGCACCAGCTGGTCGACCGCCCGGCGGCGGTGCTGGCTCAGGAGGTGACGGCGCTGTGGCAGTCCTGA
- a CDS encoding VOC family protein: MIQRIVPYLTTTDPAPVRDFYVGVLGLEVAMEDPVLNLRSPGNPAAQIIVQRPGSPEPRFGVDVGTPDAVDAAHAEAVARGLRVVYPLTDEAWGVRRFFVADPSGSVVNVLAHAATMR; the protein is encoded by the coding sequence ATGATCCAGCGGATAGTGCCTTACCTCACCACCACGGACCCCGCCCCGGTGCGGGACTTCTACGTCGGCGTCCTCGGCCTCGAGGTGGCCATGGAGGACCCGGTGCTCAACCTGCGCTCGCCCGGCAACCCGGCCGCGCAGATCATCGTCCAGCGGCCCGGGTCGCCCGAACCGCGCTTCGGCGTCGACGTGGGAACTCCGGACGCCGTCGACGCGGCCCACGCCGAAGCCGTCGCCCGGGGCCTGCGCGTCGTCTACCCGCTCACCGACGAGGCGTGGGGTGTGCGGCGCTTCTTCGTCGCCGATCCGAGCGGCTCAGTGGTGAACGTGCTCGCTCACGCCGCGACGATGAGGTAG
- the hutH gene encoding histidine ammonia-lyase: MSTVRLDSGPLDRQQVVAVARHGATVELADEVRKTLGETRRHIDALADADQPTYGISTGFGALAIRHIPPDRRTALQRSLIRSHAAGTGPAVEAEVVRALMLLRLRTLASGHTGVRPATADALAAMLNAGIVPVVHEYGSLGCSGDLAPLAAVALAMMGEGEVLDGRPAAQALAEAGIAPVTLAEKEGLALTNGTDGMLGMLVLALDDLNRLLDTADLTAAMSVEALLGTDRAFAADLQELRPHPGQARSARRMFAALADSKIVASHRGPECTRVQDAYSLRCAPQVHGAARDTVAHAELVADRELAAAIDNPVVLADGRVESNGNFHGAPLAYVLDFLAIPVADVASIAERRTDRMLDVSRSHGLPAFLADDPGVDSGHMIAQYTQAAIVSELKRLAVPASVDSIPSSAMQEDHVSMGWAAARKLRRAVDGLTSVLAIELLTAARALDFRAPLRPAPVTAAVRDLLRERVAPPGPDRHLAPEIAAAEELVRSGAALTALEEA; encoded by the coding sequence ATGAGCACAGTGCGGTTGGACTCCGGGCCACTCGACCGGCAGCAGGTCGTCGCCGTCGCGCGGCACGGCGCCACGGTCGAGCTCGCCGACGAGGTCCGCAAGACGCTCGGCGAGACCCGCCGCCACATCGACGCCCTCGCCGACGCCGACCAGCCGACCTACGGCATCTCCACCGGCTTCGGCGCACTCGCGATCCGGCACATCCCGCCCGACCGCCGCACCGCACTGCAGCGCTCCCTGATCCGCTCGCACGCCGCCGGCACCGGTCCCGCCGTCGAGGCGGAGGTCGTGCGCGCCCTGATGCTCTTGCGCCTGCGCACTCTCGCCTCCGGGCACACCGGTGTCCGCCCGGCGACCGCGGACGCGCTGGCCGCCATGCTCAACGCGGGCATCGTCCCGGTCGTCCACGAATACGGCTCGCTCGGCTGCTCGGGCGACCTCGCGCCGCTCGCGGCCGTCGCGCTGGCGATGATGGGCGAGGGCGAGGTGCTCGACGGCCGTCCCGCCGCGCAGGCCCTCGCCGAGGCCGGGATCGCGCCGGTGACCCTCGCCGAGAAGGAGGGACTGGCCCTCACCAACGGCACCGACGGGATGCTCGGCATGCTCGTCCTCGCCCTGGACGACCTGAACCGCCTGCTCGACACCGCCGACCTAACGGCCGCGATGAGCGTCGAGGCCCTCCTCGGCACCGACCGGGCGTTCGCGGCCGACCTGCAGGAGCTGCGCCCGCACCCCGGGCAGGCCCGCTCCGCGCGCCGGATGTTCGCCGCGCTCGCGGATTCGAAGATCGTCGCCAGCCATCGCGGACCGGAGTGCACCCGGGTGCAGGACGCCTACTCGCTGCGCTGCGCGCCCCAGGTGCACGGCGCGGCCCGGGACACCGTCGCGCACGCCGAGCTGGTCGCCGACCGGGAACTCGCCGCCGCCATCGACAACCCGGTCGTCCTCGCCGACGGCCGGGTCGAGTCGAACGGAAACTTCCACGGCGCGCCACTGGCCTACGTGCTGGACTTCCTCGCCATCCCGGTCGCCGATGTCGCGAGCATCGCCGAGCGCCGCACCGACCGGATGCTCGACGTGTCCCGCTCGCACGGTCTGCCCGCGTTCCTCGCCGACGACCCGGGCGTCGACTCCGGCCACATGATCGCCCAGTACACGCAGGCCGCGATCGTCAGCGAGCTGAAGCGGCTGGCCGTCCCGGCGTCGGTCGACTCGATCCCCAGCAGCGCCATGCAGGAGGACCACGTCTCGATGGGCTGGGCCGCGGCCCGGAAGCTGCGCCGCGCGGTCGACGGGCTGACCTCGGTGCTGGCGATCGAACTGCTGACCGCCGCCCGCGCGCTCGACTTCCGCGCACCCCTGCGCCCCGCCCCGGTCACCGCCGCGGTGCGCGACCTGCTCCGGGAACGCGTCGCACCGCCGGGACCGGACCGCCACCTCGCCCCGGAAATCGCGGCCGCCGAGGAACTCGTCCGTTCGGGAGCCGCCCTCACCGCACTGGAGGAAGCATGA
- a CDS encoding inorganic phosphate transporter, with protein sequence MDLSLIVLVVIVAALAFDFTNGFHDTANAMATSIATGALKPKVAVTISAILNLIGAFLSVEVARTISGGIVDDAKVTPVVVFAGLVGAILWNLVTWLVGLPSSSSHALFGGLIGATWVASGADAVHFAQVVQKVLIPAVASPLVAGLVAIVGTYLVYRITAKVRQDVVSKSFKRAQVLSASLVSLAHGTNDAQKTMGVITLTLISSGALAAGSGPPLWVVLSAGLAIALGTYMGGWRIIHTMGRKITDVETPQGFAAETSAAATILASSHLGFALSTTHVCSGGIIGSGVGRRLAEVRWSVAGRMALAWLLTLPAAAAVGAVAAKVATMGTVGTVVVGLVLVAAALGIWLWSRRNPVTPQSVAEPEQAVPVAV encoded by the coding sequence GTGGACCTCTCGCTGATCGTCCTGGTGGTCATCGTCGCCGCATTGGCCTTCGACTTCACCAACGGTTTCCACGACACCGCCAACGCCATGGCCACCTCCATCGCGACCGGCGCCTTGAAACCCAAGGTCGCGGTCACGATCTCCGCCATCCTCAACCTGATCGGCGCGTTCCTGTCGGTCGAGGTCGCCAGAACCATCTCCGGCGGCATCGTCGACGACGCGAAGGTCACCCCCGTGGTCGTCTTCGCCGGACTCGTCGGCGCGATCCTGTGGAACCTGGTGACCTGGCTGGTCGGCCTGCCGTCCAGCTCCTCACACGCCCTGTTCGGCGGCCTGATCGGCGCCACCTGGGTCGCCTCCGGGGCCGACGCGGTGCACTTCGCGCAGGTCGTGCAGAAGGTCCTGATCCCCGCGGTGGCCTCGCCGCTGGTGGCCGGTCTGGTCGCGATCGTCGGCACCTACCTCGTCTACCGGATCACCGCGAAGGTGCGGCAGGACGTGGTGAGCAAGTCGTTCAAGCGCGCGCAGGTGCTGTCGGCGTCGCTGGTCTCACTCGCGCACGGCACGAACGACGCGCAGAAGACGATGGGGGTCATCACTCTCACGCTGATCTCCTCCGGCGCGCTGGCCGCCGGGTCCGGGCCGCCGCTGTGGGTCGTGCTCAGCGCCGGGCTGGCGATCGCGCTGGGCACCTACATGGGCGGCTGGCGGATCATCCACACGATGGGCCGCAAGATCACCGACGTGGAGACACCTCAGGGGTTCGCCGCCGAGACCAGCGCGGCCGCCACGATCCTGGCGTCCTCGCACCTCGGGTTCGCGCTGTCCACCACCCACGTCTGCTCGGGCGGCATCATCGGCTCCGGGGTCGGACGACGGCTGGCCGAGGTGCGCTGGAGCGTCGCGGGCCGGATGGCGCTGGCGTGGCTGCTGACCCTGCCCGCCGCGGCCGCGGTCGGCGCGGTCGCGGCGAAAGTCGCGACCATGGGCACCGTCGGCACCGTGGTCGTCGGCCTGGTGCTGGTCGCCGCGGCGCTCGGCATCTGGCTGTGGTCGCGGCGCAACCCGGTGACGCCGCAGTCCGTGGCCGAGCCCGAGCAAGCCGTTCCCGTGGCGGTCTGA